A stretch of Leptospira perdikensis DNA encodes these proteins:
- a CDS encoding LIC_12071 family protein, with protein sequence MKYSRFFLSFILFFFLCETLALSAVVWTFYESLQNALTQEQFVSDHRARDLTLALAKSSEQRLQNEGYVELEKMFHRYVEQSKNDPEEFRIQKISLYSSDATLLVSTDTIYTPDELKKRTPDETLKHSTFFKKGIRMKKWEWSEPENGENPILNSKRDPKVRSGFEWVLTFLPLAKSNTVRLTSPLYKPGTLDVSGLVILVYERGNLGLLFENQWKLVEWMVFNYILFAFVVSLILTGAFVAYTMLVARDSLITPKESRNLPLFEKKTVETLEPKVSQVEPVLDLTEETNHGVAATARAGSEVEILSEGPLVSSLSPDSHQTPIRDAIFLG encoded by the coding sequence ATGAAATATTCACGTTTTTTTCTATCCTTTATCCTTTTCTTTTTCCTCTGTGAAACTTTGGCATTGAGTGCTGTGGTTTGGACCTTTTATGAGTCATTACAAAACGCTCTCACCCAAGAGCAGTTTGTTTCTGACCATAGAGCTCGCGATTTAACACTAGCACTTGCAAAAAGTTCGGAACAAAGACTACAGAACGAAGGTTATGTGGAACTTGAAAAAATGTTTCACCGTTATGTAGAACAATCCAAAAATGATCCGGAAGAGTTTCGTATCCAAAAGATCAGTTTGTATTCTTCGGATGCCACTCTCCTTGTTTCCACTGATACCATTTATACACCGGATGAATTAAAAAAAAGAACTCCAGACGAAACACTCAAACATTCCACTTTTTTTAAAAAAGGAATTCGGATGAAAAAATGGGAATGGTCGGAACCAGAAAACGGAGAAAATCCTATTTTGAATTCCAAACGAGATCCCAAAGTTCGTTCCGGATTTGAATGGGTTCTTACTTTTTTGCCATTAGCAAAGTCAAATACAGTGAGACTGACTTCTCCTCTTTACAAACCAGGAACACTCGATGTATCAGGCCTTGTGATTTTGGTTTATGAAAGAGGGAACTTAGGGTTACTTTTTGAAAACCAATGGAAACTAGTGGAATGGATGGTTTTTAATTATATATTATTTGCTTTTGTTGTGAGTTTGATTCTTACAGGTGCTTTTGTTGCTTATACTATGTTAGTTGCAAGAGATTCATTGATCACTCCTAAAGAATCTCGTAACCTTCCACTTTTTGAGAAAAAAACTGTAGAAACCTTGGAACCAAAGGTGAGCCAAGTAGAACCTGTTCTTGATTTAACGGAAGAGACAAACCATGGTGTTGCGGCAACTGCTAGAGCCGGGAGCGAAGTGGAAATTTTATCAGAAGGCCCTCTTGTTTCTTCTCTTTCTCCTGATTCCCACCAAACACCGATTCGCGATGCGATCTTTTTAGGATAG
- a CDS encoding STAS domain-containing protein, translating into MEPKDKVFSIQLKGGLDGTSAEDFYRYFESQLGKGYRKFLFQFGALDFITSNGISILVKIHKQITKTGAVYAIYGVKQEVEDVLSLVGLFDRLPIFRGHTQAESFLLQMDPVQPVVAESKPSVTETTSQASPTNDNRIRFYFTGKSKDRESGSRTKEPVSRLESFADTDEAAVVSKTPTSPMESVLEEKLNSLRLEIKETLNHELERRFSVYKTSPGLEEKPVTIPSYIQSKTKQLETVERIIQCEVCGTRLRLHKFGKHECPGCSTQFQMSPSGSIRFLEKLNPL; encoded by the coding sequence ATGGAACCCAAAGACAAAGTATTTTCAATCCAGTTGAAAGGTGGTTTGGACGGAACCAGTGCCGAAGATTTTTATCGTTACTTTGAATCCCAACTAGGAAAAGGATACAGAAAGTTTTTATTCCAATTTGGTGCTTTGGATTTTATCACATCAAATGGAATCAGCATCCTTGTTAAAATTCATAAACAGATCACGAAGACCGGGGCCGTTTATGCCATCTATGGTGTGAAACAGGAAGTAGAAGATGTATTGAGTCTCGTTGGCCTTTTTGATCGCCTTCCTATCTTTCGGGGTCATACCCAAGCGGAATCCTTTCTTTTACAAATGGATCCGGTACAACCGGTAGTAGCAGAATCAAAACCTTCCGTTACGGAAACTACGTCCCAGGCGAGTCCAACAAACGATAACCGAATCCGTTTTTATTTTACAGGAAAATCTAAAGATAGGGAGTCTGGCTCCAGGACCAAAGAACCCGTCTCTCGATTGGAATCTTTTGCAGATACGGACGAAGCGGCTGTTGTTTCTAAAACGCCCACCTCTCCGATGGAATCTGTTTTGGAAGAAAAACTGAATAGCCTCCGGTTAGAAATCAAAGAGACCTTGAACCATGAATTGGAAAGAAGATTTTCTGTTTATAAAACATCTCCTGGATTAGAAGAAAAACCGGTGACAATCCCAAGTTACATCCAATCCAAAACCAAACAATTAGAGACGGTTGAGCGGATCATCCAATGTGAAGTCTGTGGGACAAGGCTCAGACTTCATAAATTTGGCAAACATGAATGTCCGGGTTGTTCCACTCAATTCCAAATGAGCCCAAGTGGATCTATCCGTTTTCTTGAAAAATTGAATCCACTCTAA
- the murJ gene encoding murein biosynthesis integral membrane protein MurJ, whose product MTKQAKGSESSTRRSLALSFYTFLSRILGLIRDHFMAVSFGTGMVASAFSVAYRLPNMFRNLLAEGTLSQSFMPIFSEYEKMGVHEARVMSGTVLSFLFLCLSIFVALFWFFAAGFLPALVGGSPEYGTLVVELSLVLFFLIMTASLSSIFMSISNSHHNYFVPSLSPIILNFSYLIVFIFVFPFYHEIRDKVFVLAYGIVTGGILQLLVQGWYVYKNGYGPIFRLNLKHPAIRKIFKLMLPAALGGSFYQIGLLVDIFLANYIQNQNPGLGAVVSLDYSQRLVQLPTGIIGVALATTILPSLLKDLREGREENVPKEIADVLSFAFFLTLPASIGLAVLGETVLDSIYYGGRWDHLATMTAFYPLVFYSFAIPFYSINKVLVSSYYAFSDTKTPLRIQLVSFFLSIVVSIGLMYFLKHSAIALASALSASVTSSLLLFYLKSHQVKIPFSTVWLRVFKMMPALLGLLLWLIISEWVAKPVLVNYLTSEWGLGFANVSRICLVVSILPAVVIYFVTASLIRIPESEIILGRFLKKIRKKSIQS is encoded by the coding sequence ATGACAAAACAAGCCAAGGGAAGTGAGTCAAGCACCAGGCGTTCACTTGCCCTTTCTTTTTACACCTTTTTATCTCGTATTTTAGGTCTCATTCGTGACCATTTTATGGCTGTTAGTTTTGGAACTGGAATGGTTGCCTCTGCGTTTAGTGTGGCGTATCGACTTCCTAATATGTTCCGTAATCTTTTGGCAGAAGGGACTCTTAGCCAATCCTTTATGCCTATTTTTTCGGAATACGAAAAGATGGGTGTTCATGAAGCGCGAGTGATGTCCGGGACCGTACTTAGTTTTTTATTTCTTTGTTTATCGATCTTCGTGGCTCTTTTTTGGTTTTTTGCAGCAGGTTTTTTACCAGCTCTTGTGGGTGGATCTCCGGAATACGGAACACTTGTCGTAGAACTTTCATTAGTTTTATTTTTTCTCATCATGACGGCAAGTTTGTCTTCGATTTTTATGTCGATTTCCAACTCCCACCATAATTATTTTGTTCCTTCTCTTTCTCCCATCATCCTTAACTTCAGTTATTTGATTGTTTTTATTTTTGTATTTCCTTTTTACCATGAGATCAGAGACAAAGTATTTGTATTGGCTTATGGGATTGTTACGGGAGGAATTTTACAACTTCTCGTTCAAGGGTGGTATGTTTATAAAAATGGATATGGTCCGATCTTTCGATTGAATTTGAAACATCCTGCCATTCGTAAAATTTTTAAACTCATGTTACCTGCCGCACTTGGTGGAAGTTTCTACCAAATTGGACTACTCGTGGACATCTTTCTTGCCAACTACATTCAAAACCAAAACCCAGGCCTCGGGGCGGTTGTGAGTTTAGATTATTCCCAAAGACTTGTCCAACTGCCTACAGGAATCATCGGAGTGGCCCTAGCAACAACTATCCTTCCTTCACTTTTGAAAGACCTTCGTGAGGGTAGGGAAGAAAATGTTCCAAAAGAAATTGCTGATGTTTTGTCTTTTGCTTTCTTTTTGACTCTACCGGCAAGCATCGGTTTAGCGGTTCTAGGAGAAACCGTTTTGGATTCTATTTATTACGGAGGGCGTTGGGATCATTTAGCAACGATGACGGCTTTTTATCCTTTGGTTTTTTATTCTTTTGCCATTCCATTTTATAGCATTAATAAAGTTTTGGTATCTTCTTATTATGCTTTTTCGGATACAAAAACTCCACTTCGAATCCAATTAGTTTCCTTTTTTTTGAGTATCGTGGTTAGTATCGGCCTTATGTATTTTTTAAAACATTCTGCCATTGCTTTGGCATCGGCTCTTAGTGCTTCAGTAACTTCTTCACTTTTATTATTTTACTTAAAATCGCACCAAGTAAAAATTCCATTTTCCACAGTTTGGCTTCGTGTTTTTAAAATGATGCCAGCACTTCTAGGATTACTTCTCTGGTTAATAATTTCTGAATGGGTCGCAAAACCAGTATTAGTGAATTATTTGACGAGTGAATGGGGGCTTGGATTTGCCAATGTGAGTCGGATTTGCCTTGTGGTTTCGATCCTTCCTGCCGTGGTGATTTATTTTGTTACCGCAAGTTTGATCAGGATTCCAGAATCAGAAATTATCCTTGGAAGATTCCTTAAGAAAATTAGGAAGAAATCGATTCAATCATAA
- the ileS gene encoding isoleucine--tRNA ligase has translation MAKPETENPYSKTVLLPQTNFPMKADLANREPGQIKIWKEKKVFQTMKEIRKSKPSFVLHDGPPYANGNFHVGHSLNKILKDIIVKSKTLAGFQTDMIPGWDCHGLPIEVQVLKNLGKEARNTSPSELRKKCREYATEFVGKQGEDLSRFLCFWEEDRKYLTMAPEFEARIVEVFGSLFEKGYIYKGKKPVYWCIDLATAHAEAEIEYQNHVSPSIYVKFAVKSEKDTYCLIWTTTPWTLPANLAICFNQDLDYSLFQSDSHGRLILADGLKEAVEQKTGITLTKIKSLSSVDLGKMTFLHPFIERDSIPLFGNHVTLDAGTGCVHTAPGHGTDDYRVGTAAGLPPLSPVDDYGRYTDEFEMMKGIKIWDANPKIVDLLREKNALVHYSEFTHSYPHSWRSKKPLIFRATPQWFFSIDHAGLREDSLKAIDKVQWIPDWGITRIRSMVESRPDWCLSRQRNWGVPIPSFTCKSCGFTHLDDKTIGHFIQIVKKEGIEVWYEREAKDLLPEGTKCTKCGSDDLKQDKDILDVWFDSGVSSFAVFGDSLEREPADLYLEGSDQHRGWFQSSLWPSMAIRKKPPYKSVLTHGYVLDEKGHAMSKSLGNVINPTTDIINQYGADILRLWVSTQDFRDDVKIGKDSIKTVAEAYRKIRNTFRYLLGNTSAETLQWNLKKNDLEEIDRYYLHKLAKLNEDVKKLYENYHFHQVYHRVLVFCTVDLSQDYFEIIRDRMYCDAKESKTRKSSEYVLALILETLTKILAPILSFTTEEVWNEFGAKDSVFYSDFSDLTSWFDSDLESKLTPVFQTKELVQKALEEARKLGKLGKSLEAEVFVTGDSLKSTGFTNEELSLFFVVSEVSFDTSEIREVFSEWKGEKDSIQIRKPRHHECPRCWRHVAEKEGTLCVRCEGVVSKLSS, from the coding sequence ATGGCCAAACCAGAAACGGAAAATCCTTATTCTAAAACGGTTCTCCTCCCGCAGACCAACTTCCCCATGAAAGCCGACCTGGCAAATCGTGAGCCTGGTCAAATTAAGATTTGGAAAGAAAAAAAAGTCTTCCAAACCATGAAGGAAATTCGTAAATCCAAACCTTCGTTTGTACTACACGATGGGCCTCCTTACGCCAATGGAAATTTCCATGTAGGTCACTCACTCAATAAAATTTTAAAAGATATCATTGTTAAATCTAAAACCTTAGCCGGTTTTCAAACCGATATGATTCCTGGTTGGGATTGCCATGGACTTCCTATCGAAGTACAGGTGTTAAAGAATCTAGGCAAAGAAGCAAGAAACACCAGCCCAAGTGAACTTAGAAAAAAATGCCGTGAGTATGCTACAGAATTTGTAGGTAAACAAGGTGAAGACCTAAGTCGTTTTTTATGTTTTTGGGAAGAAGATAGAAAATATCTTACCATGGCCCCTGAATTTGAAGCAAGAATTGTAGAAGTATTTGGATCACTTTTCGAAAAAGGATATATCTATAAAGGAAAAAAACCAGTGTATTGGTGTATTGATCTGGCTACGGCTCATGCAGAAGCAGAAATCGAATACCAAAACCATGTTTCTCCTTCTATCTACGTAAAGTTCGCTGTAAAAAGCGAAAAAGATACCTATTGTTTGATTTGGACGACCACTCCTTGGACATTACCGGCAAACCTTGCGATTTGTTTTAACCAAGATTTAGATTATTCACTTTTCCAATCCGATAGCCATGGAAGGCTCATCCTTGCTGATGGATTAAAAGAAGCTGTAGAACAAAAAACAGGAATCACACTTACAAAGATTAAATCTTTATCCAGTGTAGATCTTGGAAAAATGACCTTCTTACATCCGTTTATCGAGAGAGATTCCATCCCCCTTTTCGGAAACCATGTCACACTAGATGCAGGAACGGGTTGTGTTCATACGGCACCAGGCCACGGAACAGATGACTACCGTGTGGGAACTGCTGCAGGCCTTCCTCCACTTTCGCCAGTAGACGATTACGGCCGTTATACGGACGAATTTGAAATGATGAAGGGAATCAAAATTTGGGATGCCAATCCTAAAATTGTAGATCTTCTCAGAGAAAAAAATGCCTTAGTTCACTACTCCGAATTTACTCACTCGTATCCACATAGTTGGAGGAGTAAAAAACCTCTAATCTTTCGGGCCACACCTCAATGGTTTTTTTCCATAGACCACGCCGGCCTTAGAGAAGATTCTCTGAAGGCTATCGATAAAGTGCAGTGGATCCCTGATTGGGGGATCACAAGGATCCGTTCCATGGTGGAATCTAGACCTGACTGGTGTTTGTCGAGGCAAAGGAACTGGGGAGTTCCTATTCCCTCTTTTACTTGCAAATCTTGTGGATTCACTCATCTAGATGATAAAACCATAGGACACTTCATTCAAATTGTGAAAAAAGAAGGAATCGAAGTTTGGTATGAAAGAGAAGCCAAAGACCTACTTCCCGAAGGCACAAAATGTACAAAATGTGGATCAGATGATTTAAAACAAGATAAAGATATTTTGGATGTTTGGTTTGATTCTGGTGTTTCCAGTTTTGCTGTGTTTGGTGATTCACTAGAGCGCGAACCAGCGGACTTATATTTGGAAGGTTCTGACCAACATAGAGGTTGGTTTCAATCTTCTCTTTGGCCGTCAATGGCGATCAGAAAAAAACCACCATATAAATCCGTTCTCACTCACGGTTATGTTTTAGATGAAAAAGGCCACGCAATGTCCAAATCTCTTGGCAACGTGATCAATCCTACAACGGACATCATCAACCAATATGGTGCGGATATCCTAAGACTTTGGGTATCCACTCAAGATTTCCGTGACGACGTCAAAATCGGAAAAGACTCTATCAAAACGGTAGCCGAAGCCTATCGCAAGATTCGCAACACATTCCGTTATCTTTTAGGTAATACAAGTGCAGAAACTCTTCAATGGAATCTAAAGAAAAATGATTTAGAAGAAATCGACAGATACTATTTACATAAACTTGCAAAACTGAATGAGGATGTAAAAAAACTCTACGAGAACTACCACTTTCACCAAGTATACCATCGGGTTTTGGTATTTTGTACAGTCGATCTTTCTCAAGATTATTTTGAAATCATTCGGGACAGAATGTACTGTGACGCAAAAGAATCAAAAACAAGAAAATCTTCTGAATATGTCCTTGCTTTGATTTTAGAAACTCTAACAAAAATATTAGCACCCATCTTATCTTTCACAACAGAAGAAGTATGGAATGAATTTGGTGCAAAAGACTCTGTTTTCTATTCAGACTTTTCCGACTTAACCTCTTGGTTCGATTCCGATTTAGAATCCAAACTAACTCCAGTTTTTCAAACCAAAGAACTGGTACAAAAAGCATTGGAGGAAGCAAGAAAACTAGGAAAACTAGGAAAATCTTTGGAAGCAGAAGTATTTGTTACTGGTGATTCATTAAAGTCCACCGGATTTACTAACGAAGAATTGAGTTTATTCTTTGTGGTTTCCGAAGTAAGTTTTGATACTTCCGAAATCAGAGAAGTATTCTCTGAATGGAAAGGAGAAAAAGACTCGATCCAAATCCGTAAACCTCGTCACCACGAATGTCCTAGATGTTGGCGCCATGTCGCAGAAAAAGAAGGAACTCTTTGTGTTCGCTGCGAAGGAGTTGTTTCTAAACTTTCAAGTTAA
- a CDS encoding leucine-rich repeat domain-containing protein codes for MKSFVYTTITIFFLTSLLLQCKKDVVNAEEWFENHKEDRVLNLSNKEVGVLPTSIGNLNKVEELTLQYDSLKELPKEIGNLKQLKILNLFGNPIRTLPEEIGNLENLEILLLGRTELNEIPAVIGRLQKLKTLALDETKVQLTEADVEVIASLPNLEILDLTLMREYKTLPKNLSKLNSLKHLVLQKTLLEKSDVARLRDELPKVRVKL; via the coding sequence ATGAAGTCTTTTGTATACACGACAATTACGATTTTTTTTCTTACATCCTTACTCTTACAATGTAAAAAGGATGTTGTCAATGCAGAGGAATGGTTCGAGAACCATAAAGAAGACCGGGTTCTAAACCTTTCCAACAAAGAAGTGGGAGTCCTTCCAACCTCTATTGGAAATTTAAACAAGGTGGAGGAACTGACTCTCCAATACGATTCCCTAAAAGAACTCCCTAAAGAAATCGGAAACCTCAAACAACTTAAAATCCTAAATCTCTTTGGAAATCCGATTAGAACCTTACCAGAAGAAATTGGTAATTTAGAAAACCTAGAAATCCTACTTCTTGGCAGAACCGAACTGAATGAAATTCCCGCCGTTATCGGTCGTTTGCAGAAATTAAAAACTCTCGCTCTGGACGAAACTAAAGTCCAACTAACAGAAGCTGATGTGGAAGTGATTGCGAGTCTTCCTAATTTAGAAATTCTTGATCTAACACTGATGCGAGAATACAAAACACTTCCGAAAAACCTCTCCAAATTAAACTCCCTAAAACATCTCGTTTTACAAAAGACCCTACTCGAAAAATCGGATGTTGCCCGGCTTCGGGACGAATTGCCCAAGGTTCGAGTCAAACTCTAA
- a CDS encoding methyl-accepting chemotaxis protein produces the protein MAAVLLERQKKVDTFFLWAILAHTPLVFFLSLGYGGTTVVTLSAVVLSFVSFVFYRLGRGSFLLRAWNGATLMMFSAILIQAQFGRIEMHFHVFSALAILFVYEDWRVLFVAALTIAIHHLVGNYIQEFGTVIFGTKVMVYSYGTGLEIVLTHALFVVFETGILIYFSYRSVLELKKQIETQSNLETVIAGVTTAIDEASLRTQSFVENSELISQKVREFETSFKNQSSSIEAISAATEETAASSQLILEGSNRQIKEVKSVEELNHNLFTLSQGFVTSLDVMRSKIQESADSVKKTESEFTGLYQSMEVAVDDSEKMEEILELISDIAEKVNLLSLNASIEAARAGDAGRGFAVVASEISKLADSTAEATKNISSISGKIKSAIQVSFKQSNQINQTVQSFVKSILSSEVGMGELTAQITGTLSAFERQENALATLDQIAQEMQVSSKEQSTSMDEISNSIIDLNVKTQTNLGTSSHMISLIEKGNVIFHGLKGSVETLAAMIGHGKS, from the coding sequence TTGGCAGCGGTTCTATTAGAACGCCAAAAGAAAGTAGATACTTTTTTTCTCTGGGCAATCCTTGCTCACACTCCTCTTGTTTTTTTTCTCTCTTTAGGTTATGGTGGAACTACGGTTGTTACTCTATCGGCAGTTGTTTTGTCTTTTGTTTCTTTTGTATTTTACCGTTTGGGCCGAGGTTCCTTCCTTTTAAGAGCTTGGAACGGTGCAACCCTTATGATGTTCAGTGCCATTTTGATTCAGGCGCAATTTGGCCGGATTGAGATGCATTTCCATGTATTTAGTGCTCTTGCCATTCTATTTGTTTATGAAGATTGGAGAGTTCTTTTTGTTGCTGCACTTACGATCGCCATACATCACTTAGTTGGAAATTATATTCAAGAATTTGGTACTGTCATTTTCGGAACCAAGGTAATGGTGTATAGTTATGGAACAGGTCTTGAGATTGTTCTTACCCATGCTTTATTTGTTGTTTTTGAAACAGGAATTCTGATCTATTTTTCTTATCGTTCTGTTTTGGAACTAAAGAAACAAATCGAAACCCAAAGTAATTTAGAAACAGTCATTGCTGGGGTCACCACTGCGATCGATGAAGCCTCTTTAAGAACACAATCCTTTGTGGAAAACTCAGAACTCATTTCTCAAAAAGTCCGTGAATTTGAAACTTCGTTTAAGAATCAGTCCTCTTCCATTGAAGCTATCTCTGCTGCTACAGAAGAAACAGCAGCATCTAGTCAATTGATTTTGGAAGGATCGAACAGACAAATCAAAGAAGTCAAATCAGTAGAGGAATTAAACCACAACCTATTTACTTTGAGCCAAGGATTTGTAACTTCCTTGGATGTGATGCGGTCCAAAATTCAAGAATCTGCTGACAGTGTCAAAAAAACAGAATCCGAATTCACTGGCCTTTACCAATCGATGGAAGTAGCTGTGGATGATTCGGAAAAGATGGAAGAAATTTTGGAACTCATCTCTGATATTGCAGAAAAAGTCAACTTATTGTCGTTAAATGCATCGATTGAAGCGGCTCGTGCCGGAGATGCCGGTCGCGGTTTTGCCGTTGTTGCTTCGGAGATTTCTAAACTAGCGGACTCCACTGCCGAAGCTACAAAGAATATTTCTTCAATTTCAGGAAAGATCAAATCGGCGATTCAAGTTAGCTTCAAACAATCCAATCAAATCAACCAAACAGTTCAAAGTTTTGTAAAGTCCATTCTTTCTTCAGAAGTGGGGATGGGGGAGCTCACTGCTCAGATTACAGGAACTCTTTCGGCTTTCGAAAGGCAAGAAAACGCCCTTGCTACCTTGGATCAAATTGCACAAGAAATGCAAGTTTCAAGTAAAGAACAATCCACAAGTATGGATGAGATTTCCAATTCTATCATTGACTTGAATGTTAAAACCCAAACCAATTTGGGAACTAGTTCCCATATGATTTCTCTCATTGAAAAGGGGAATGTGATTTTTCATGGACTTAAAGGTTCTGTGGAAACTTTAGCTGCTATGATTGGTCATGGTAAATCCTAA
- the speD gene encoding adenosylmethionine decarboxylase gives MDKEKIKLSGFNNLTKVLSFNLYDFCITLDDEQKSRYVSYIHDKYNASKITEISKEVVKRIDANILSVSAQDYDPVGASAMVLMSDVKGGGNPIPSTQVSMHLDKSHITVHTYPDAADPDGICSFRVDIDISTCGEIIPLDSINFLFEAFECDVVYIDYVVRGYTRLADGRKIYNDHHFNSILDFVKPELKRNYTYLSDINMPQDNTWQTKMMIKELGPENYLLNPEDISHPDVPNKMKLLREEMKEVYHMIH, from the coding sequence ATGGATAAAGAAAAAATCAAACTTTCCGGTTTCAACAATCTGACAAAAGTTTTGAGTTTTAACCTCTACGATTTTTGCATCACTTTGGATGACGAACAAAAGAGTAGATACGTAAGTTATATCCACGACAAATACAACGCTAGCAAAATTACAGAAATTTCTAAAGAGGTTGTCAAACGAATTGATGCCAATATTCTTTCTGTCTCAGCACAAGACTACGATCCTGTAGGTGCTTCTGCTATGGTTCTTATGAGTGATGTCAAAGGCGGAGGAAATCCCATCCCTTCAACCCAAGTCAGTATGCACTTAGACAAATCACATATCACCGTACACACCTATCCCGATGCTGCTGATCCTGATGGAATTTGTTCTTTCCGAGTCGACATTGATATCTCTACTTGTGGAGAGATCATTCCACTGGACTCTATTAACTTTTTATTTGAAGCTTTCGAGTGTGATGTTGTATATATTGATTATGTAGTTCGCGGATACACTCGTTTGGCAGATGGTAGAAAGATTTATAACGACCACCACTTTAACTCAATTTTGGATTTCGTAAAACCGGAACTTAAAAGAAACTATACTTATCTTTCCGATATCAATATGCCACAAGACAATACTTGGCAAACCAAAATGATGATTAAGGAACTCGGACCTGAGAATTATTTACTGAACCCTGAAGATATATCTCACCCAGACGTTCCTAACAAAATGAAACTACTTAGAGAGGAAATGAAAGAAGTTTATCATATGATCCACTAA
- a CDS encoding alpha-glucosidase, which produces MEWWKQTSIYQIYPWSFQDSNGDGIGDLPGILTRLDQIRDLGVETIWFSPFYKSPGEDFGYDISDYTSIDPRFGTMDDCDKLIREIHKRKMKVVLDMVMNHTSDKHPWFLESKSSKENPKRDFYIWHKGEKKVPNNWISMVGTSGWNYDETTDESYYSNFLSFQPDLNYRNPKVKKSMFGVLDFWLNKGVDGFRLDIFNSIYKDEGFRDNPSSFRYFPTPDNHDEAFFQKKQYNLNLPESFQFAKEVRKHISKYKQKPFLIGEVSGSDKILKSFLGEKADGLNLVFQFELIHFDYKAQFFKDLLEKNEREFPAPYTPTYVLGNHDQRRFIDRLGGDVRKAKVLSAFQFLARGIPVVYYGDEIGRKEGRIPNFFGKDPIAKMNRFVPLFLCNLLGIYINRDNCRLPMLWDTTEQAGFSKGKPWLPVGQFQTEDTVVYQKTKNDSLWNHYRSLFHLRKTSSVLKEGNIKTKLSHHADVLCFERTLGKIVVIVYLNFGEKEIKETVSKGSKLLYSFGGAEVLGDKLQLTGHSGAVFEIRLKK; this is translated from the coding sequence ATGGAATGGTGGAAACAAACTTCAATTTACCAAATTTACCCTTGGTCCTTTCAGGACTCTAACGGGGACGGAATTGGTGATTTACCAGGGATTCTAACCCGTTTGGATCAAATTCGGGATTTGGGTGTGGAAACCATTTGGTTCTCTCCTTTTTACAAAAGCCCCGGTGAAGATTTTGGATATGATATTTCCGACTACACTTCCATCGATCCGCGGTTTGGCACCATGGATGACTGTGACAAACTCATCCGAGAAATCCACAAACGAAAAATGAAAGTAGTACTCGATATGGTGATGAATCATACCTCAGACAAACATCCATGGTTTTTGGAATCCAAATCCTCAAAAGAGAATCCGAAAAGAGATTTTTATATTTGGCACAAAGGAGAAAAGAAAGTTCCTAACAACTGGATTTCTATGGTAGGGACTTCTGGTTGGAACTATGACGAAACTACGGACGAATCCTATTACAGTAATTTTTTATCCTTCCAACCCGACTTAAATTACCGTAATCCCAAAGTCAAAAAATCAATGTTTGGTGTTCTTGATTTTTGGCTTAATAAGGGAGTGGACGGGTTTCGGCTCGATATCTTCAATTCAATTTATAAGGACGAAGGTTTTCGGGATAATCCATCTAGTTTTCGATATTTCCCTACACCAGATAACCATGATGAGGCGTTCTTTCAAAAGAAACAATACAACCTGAATTTACCGGAATCCTTTCAGTTTGCCAAAGAAGTTCGAAAACATATATCGAAATACAAACAAAAACCATTTCTCATCGGAGAGGTAAGTGGTTCAGACAAAATTTTAAAATCCTTTTTAGGAGAAAAGGCAGACGGACTCAATCTTGTTTTTCAGTTTGAACTCATTCACTTCGATTACAAAGCTCAGTTTTTCAAAGATCTTTTGGAAAAAAATGAACGAGAATTTCCGGCGCCCTACACACCCACTTATGTTTTGGGAAATCATGACCAGAGACGTTTTATTGACAGGTTAGGTGGGGATGTTCGGAAAGCAAAAGTTCTTTCTGCATTTCAGTTTTTAGCAAGGGGAATTCCTGTTGTTTATTACGGAGATGAAATTGGTAGAAAAGAAGGTCGGATTCCTAATTTTTTTGGAAAAGATCCCATTGCCAAAATGAATCGTTTTGTTCCTTTGTTTTTGTGTAATCTTCTTGGGATTTATATCAATAGAGATAATTGTCGTCTGCCGATGTTATGGGACACCACTGAACAAGCAGGATTTTCGAAAGGGAAACCTTGGTTACCGGTAGGTCAGTTCCAAACTGAAGATACAGTTGTTTACCAAAAAACGAAAAATGATTCTTTATGGAATCATTACAGATCCTTATTCCATTTAAGAAAAACTTCTTCTGTTTTAAAAGAAGGGAATATCAAAACCAAACTAAGTCATCATGCCGATGTCCTTTGTTTTGAAAGAACCCTCGGGAAAATAGTAGTGATTGTCTATTTGAATTTTGGGGAGAAAGAAATTAAAGAAACAGTTTCGAAAGGTTCAAAGTTATTGTATTCATTCGGCGGAGCAGAAGTTTTAGGGGACAAACTCCAACTCACTGGACATTCGGGAGCTGTTTTTGAAATTCGTTTAAAGAAGTAA